The Echeneis naucrates chromosome 23, fEcheNa1.1, whole genome shotgun sequence genome has a segment encoding these proteins:
- the tmtc2a gene encoding protein O-mannosyl-transferase TMTC2 isoform X2: protein MITELLCTAAAVGLYLNTLDADFCYDDSRAIKTNQDLLPETPWTNILYDDFWGTLLTHSGSHKSFRPLCTLSFRLNYTLHGLHPWGYHLLNVVLHGLVTALFTAFSRSLLGGGLWSLLAGLLFASHPVHTEAVAGVVGRADVGAALFFLLSLLCYVRHCGLRRSVARCWGWMLGSLWCAAASMLWKEQGVTVLAVSAVYDLFVFQRLRFRQALLLLLGKKKNTSVLLSLAVLASWGAILLSARLYWMGNKPPNFSNSDNPAADSPHFLTRTLTFLHLPAANTWLMLCPDKLSFDWSMDAVPLIKSLADWRNLHTVAFYGGFFLLVLFGLRGHSSKAKETNGKAHVANGKSVTNGNGFHAPDTNHNTYHGPPKTTLNGSTGLHHCPPWTSLPPTENLVLFSLSTLSLPFIPATNLLFYVGFVIAERVLYIPSIGFCLLVAAGARSLYVRLRTRGCKASLFCLCMGLVLLNGLRTVQRNRDWSNEENLYKSGISANPAKAWGNLGNVLKNQGKIAEAEKAYRNALHYRGNMADMLYNLGLLLQENERPAEALHYYKLAIGSRPTLASAYLNTGIILMNQGNLEEAKRTFLTCAEIPDENLKDPHAHQSSVTSCLYNLGKLLHEQGQQEEALSVYKEAVQKMPRQFAPHSLFNMMGEAYMRLNRLEEAGHWYRESLRAKPDHIPAHLTYGKLLSIIGQKTEAEKYFQRAIQLDPTKGTCYMHYGQFLLEQSRLSEAAKMAERAAELDSSEFDVVFSAAHMLRQASLNEAAEKQYERAASLRPDYPAALMNLGAILHLNGKLPEAEANYLRALQLKPDDAITQSNLRKLWNIMERQGLRTKHGQGMHKSDL, encoded by the exons TCGAGCCATCAAGACCAACCAGGACCTTCTTCCTGAGACTCCATGGACCAACATCCTGTACGATGACTTCTGGGGCACCCTGCTCACTCACAGCGGCAGCCATAAGTCCTTTCGTCCACTCTGCACCCTCTCCTTCCGCCTCAACTACACCCTGCACGGCCTGCATCCCTGGGGCTACCACCTGCTGAACGTGGTGCTGCACGGCCTGGTCACCGCCCTCTTCACGGCCTTTAGTCGCTCGCTGCTGGGCGGAGGATTGTGGAGCCTGCTGGCCGGCCTTCTCTTTGCTTCTCACCCTGTTCACACCGAAGCGGTGGCCGGCGTGGTGGGGAGGGCAGACGTCGGTGCAGCTCTGTTTTTCttgctgtctctgctctgctACGTGAGACACTGTGGACTTC GCAGATCAGTCGCCCGGTGCTGGGGCTGGATGCTGGGAAGCCTGTGGTGTGCAGCAGCCAGCATGCTGTGGAAGGAGCAGGGGGTGACGGTGCTGGCTGTGTCGGCTGTTTACGATCTCTTCGTGTTCCAGAGACTCCGATTTCGCCAGGCacttctcctcctgctgggaAAG AAAAAGAACACCAGTGTTTTGCTGAGTCTTGCCGTGCTGGCCTCCTGGGGAGCGATTCTGCTGTCGGCTCGTCTCTACTGGATGGGCAACAAGCCTCCCAACTTCTCCAACTCTGACAACCCAGCCGCTGACTCGCCACACTTCCTTACCCGAACGCTGACGTTCCTTCACTTGCCCGCTGCCAACACCTGGCTCATGCTCTGCCCCGACAAGCTCAGTTTCGATTGGTCCATGGACGCTGTGCCCTTGATCAAATCCTTGGCTGACTGGAGGAACCTTCACACCGTTGCCTTCTATGGTGGATTTTTCCTTCTGGTCTTGTTTGGCCTCCGTGGTCACAGCTCCAAAGCCAAGGAGACCAATGGGAAAGCCCATGTTGCCAATGGAAAGTCAGTCACCAATGGGAATGGTTTCCATGCTCCTGACACAAACCATAACACATATCATGGGCCACCAAAGACGACCCTGAATGGGTCGACTGGACTTCACCACTGTCCTCCATGGACATCACTGCCCCCTACAGAAAACTTAGTACTATTTTCACTGAGCACCCTGTCATTGCCTTTCATCCCAGCCACCAACCTATTATTTTACGTAGGTTTTGTGATAGCCGAGAGGGTACTATACATTCCCAGTATAggtttttgtttacttgttgcTGCTGGTGCAAGAAGCTTATATGTCAGACTGAGGACTAGAGGCTGCAAGGCCTCActgttctgtctctgtatgGGACTAGTGCTGCTGAATGGACTCCGAACTGTTCAAAGAAACAGGGACTGGAGCAACGAGGAGAATCTCTACAAGTCTGGAATCAGTGCAAATCCTGCTAAGG CCTGGGGAAACTTGGGGAATGTGCTGAAGAACCAAGGCAAGATAGCGGAGGCAGAAAAGGCGTACAGAAATGCTCTGCACTACCGGGGGAACATGGCTGACATGCTGTATAACCT AGgtttgctgctgcaggagaacGAGCGTCCTGCTGAAGCGCTGCATTATTACAAATTGGCCATTGGGAGTCGGCCAACGCTGGCAT CCGCCTACCTGAACACAGGAATCATCCTGATGAACCAGGGCAACCTGGAAGAGGCCAAACGCACCTTCCTTACTTGCGCAGAGATTCCTGATGAGAACTTGAAGGACCCCCACGCCCACCAGAGCTCCGTCACCAGCTGCCTCTACAACCTGGGGAAACTACTCCACGAACAGGGTCAGCAGGAG GAGGCCCTTTCGGTTTATAAGGAAGCGGTGCAGAAAATGCCCAGACAGTTTGCACCACACAGCCTTTTCAACATGATGG GAGAGGCTTACATGAGGCTGAACAGGCTGGAGGAAGCGGGCCACTGGTACAGAGAATCCCTCAGGGCCAAGCCAGACCACATTCCTGCTCACCTCACTTATGGCAAACTCCTGTCCATCATT GGGCAgaagacagaagcagagaagTACTTTCAGAGAGCCATTCAACTAGACCCGACAAAAGGAACCTGCTACATGCACTATG GTCAGTTTCTGCTGGAGCAGTCTCGTCTCAGCGAGGCTGCCAAGATGGCAGAGAGAGCCGCGGAGTTGGACAGCTCGGAATTTGACGTGGTCTTCAGCGCTGCTCACATGCTAAG ACAAGCCAGTCTAAATGAGGCAGCAGAGAAGCAGTATGAGAGAGCAGCCAGTCTCAGACCAGAT TACCCGGCTGCTCTGATGAACCTTGGTGCCATCCTCCACTTGAATGGGAAACTTCCAGAAGCGGAGGCCAACTACCTGCGTGCACTCCAGCTCAAACCTGATGATGCCATTACCCAGTCCAACCTGCGCAAGCTGTGGAACATCATGGAGAGGCAAGGGCTCAGGACTAAGCATGGGCAAGGGATGCACAAGAGTGACCTTTGA
- the tmtc2a gene encoding protein O-mannosyl-transferase TMTC2 isoform X1, which produces MITELLCTAAAVGLYLNTLDADFCYDDSRAIKTNQDLLPETPWTNILYDDFWGTLLTHSGSHKSFRPLCTLSFRLNYTLHGLHPWGYHLLNVVLHGLVTALFTAFSRSLLGGGLWSLLAGLLFASHPVHTEAVAGVVGRADVGAALFFLLSLLCYVRHCGLRRDLRGAFEMRTCGGRSVARCWGWMLGSLWCAAASMLWKEQGVTVLAVSAVYDLFVFQRLRFRQALLLLLGKKKNTSVLLSLAVLASWGAILLSARLYWMGNKPPNFSNSDNPAADSPHFLTRTLTFLHLPAANTWLMLCPDKLSFDWSMDAVPLIKSLADWRNLHTVAFYGGFFLLVLFGLRGHSSKAKETNGKAHVANGKSVTNGNGFHAPDTNHNTYHGPPKTTLNGSTGLHHCPPWTSLPPTENLVLFSLSTLSLPFIPATNLLFYVGFVIAERVLYIPSIGFCLLVAAGARSLYVRLRTRGCKASLFCLCMGLVLLNGLRTVQRNRDWSNEENLYKSGISANPAKAWGNLGNVLKNQGKIAEAEKAYRNALHYRGNMADMLYNLGLLLQENERPAEALHYYKLAIGSRPTLASAYLNTGIILMNQGNLEEAKRTFLTCAEIPDENLKDPHAHQSSVTSCLYNLGKLLHEQGQQEEALSVYKEAVQKMPRQFAPHSLFNMMGEAYMRLNRLEEAGHWYRESLRAKPDHIPAHLTYGKLLSIIGQKTEAEKYFQRAIQLDPTKGTCYMHYGQFLLEQSRLSEAAKMAERAAELDSSEFDVVFSAAHMLRQASLNEAAEKQYERAASLRPDYPAALMNLGAILHLNGKLPEAEANYLRALQLKPDDAITQSNLRKLWNIMERQGLRTKHGQGMHKSDL; this is translated from the exons TCGAGCCATCAAGACCAACCAGGACCTTCTTCCTGAGACTCCATGGACCAACATCCTGTACGATGACTTCTGGGGCACCCTGCTCACTCACAGCGGCAGCCATAAGTCCTTTCGTCCACTCTGCACCCTCTCCTTCCGCCTCAACTACACCCTGCACGGCCTGCATCCCTGGGGCTACCACCTGCTGAACGTGGTGCTGCACGGCCTGGTCACCGCCCTCTTCACGGCCTTTAGTCGCTCGCTGCTGGGCGGAGGATTGTGGAGCCTGCTGGCCGGCCTTCTCTTTGCTTCTCACCCTGTTCACACCGAAGCGGTGGCCGGCGTGGTGGGGAGGGCAGACGTCGGTGCAGCTCTGTTTTTCttgctgtctctgctctgctACGTGAGACACTGTGGACTTCGTAGAGACCTGCGTGGGGCCTTTGAGATGAGGACATGTGGAGGCAGATCAGTCGCCCGGTGCTGGGGCTGGATGCTGGGAAGCCTGTGGTGTGCAGCAGCCAGCATGCTGTGGAAGGAGCAGGGGGTGACGGTGCTGGCTGTGTCGGCTGTTTACGATCTCTTCGTGTTCCAGAGACTCCGATTTCGCCAGGCacttctcctcctgctgggaAAG AAAAAGAACACCAGTGTTTTGCTGAGTCTTGCCGTGCTGGCCTCCTGGGGAGCGATTCTGCTGTCGGCTCGTCTCTACTGGATGGGCAACAAGCCTCCCAACTTCTCCAACTCTGACAACCCAGCCGCTGACTCGCCACACTTCCTTACCCGAACGCTGACGTTCCTTCACTTGCCCGCTGCCAACACCTGGCTCATGCTCTGCCCCGACAAGCTCAGTTTCGATTGGTCCATGGACGCTGTGCCCTTGATCAAATCCTTGGCTGACTGGAGGAACCTTCACACCGTTGCCTTCTATGGTGGATTTTTCCTTCTGGTCTTGTTTGGCCTCCGTGGTCACAGCTCCAAAGCCAAGGAGACCAATGGGAAAGCCCATGTTGCCAATGGAAAGTCAGTCACCAATGGGAATGGTTTCCATGCTCCTGACACAAACCATAACACATATCATGGGCCACCAAAGACGACCCTGAATGGGTCGACTGGACTTCACCACTGTCCTCCATGGACATCACTGCCCCCTACAGAAAACTTAGTACTATTTTCACTGAGCACCCTGTCATTGCCTTTCATCCCAGCCACCAACCTATTATTTTACGTAGGTTTTGTGATAGCCGAGAGGGTACTATACATTCCCAGTATAggtttttgtttacttgttgcTGCTGGTGCAAGAAGCTTATATGTCAGACTGAGGACTAGAGGCTGCAAGGCCTCActgttctgtctctgtatgGGACTAGTGCTGCTGAATGGACTCCGAACTGTTCAAAGAAACAGGGACTGGAGCAACGAGGAGAATCTCTACAAGTCTGGAATCAGTGCAAATCCTGCTAAGG CCTGGGGAAACTTGGGGAATGTGCTGAAGAACCAAGGCAAGATAGCGGAGGCAGAAAAGGCGTACAGAAATGCTCTGCACTACCGGGGGAACATGGCTGACATGCTGTATAACCT AGgtttgctgctgcaggagaacGAGCGTCCTGCTGAAGCGCTGCATTATTACAAATTGGCCATTGGGAGTCGGCCAACGCTGGCAT CCGCCTACCTGAACACAGGAATCATCCTGATGAACCAGGGCAACCTGGAAGAGGCCAAACGCACCTTCCTTACTTGCGCAGAGATTCCTGATGAGAACTTGAAGGACCCCCACGCCCACCAGAGCTCCGTCACCAGCTGCCTCTACAACCTGGGGAAACTACTCCACGAACAGGGTCAGCAGGAG GAGGCCCTTTCGGTTTATAAGGAAGCGGTGCAGAAAATGCCCAGACAGTTTGCACCACACAGCCTTTTCAACATGATGG GAGAGGCTTACATGAGGCTGAACAGGCTGGAGGAAGCGGGCCACTGGTACAGAGAATCCCTCAGGGCCAAGCCAGACCACATTCCTGCTCACCTCACTTATGGCAAACTCCTGTCCATCATT GGGCAgaagacagaagcagagaagTACTTTCAGAGAGCCATTCAACTAGACCCGACAAAAGGAACCTGCTACATGCACTATG GTCAGTTTCTGCTGGAGCAGTCTCGTCTCAGCGAGGCTGCCAAGATGGCAGAGAGAGCCGCGGAGTTGGACAGCTCGGAATTTGACGTGGTCTTCAGCGCTGCTCACATGCTAAG ACAAGCCAGTCTAAATGAGGCAGCAGAGAAGCAGTATGAGAGAGCAGCCAGTCTCAGACCAGAT TACCCGGCTGCTCTGATGAACCTTGGTGCCATCCTCCACTTGAATGGGAAACTTCCAGAAGCGGAGGCCAACTACCTGCGTGCACTCCAGCTCAAACCTGATGATGCCATTACCCAGTCCAACCTGCGCAAGCTGTGGAACATCATGGAGAGGCAAGGGCTCAGGACTAAGCATGGGCAAGGGATGCACAAGAGTGACCTTTGA